A single genomic interval of Flavihumibacter rivuli harbors:
- a CDS encoding c-type cytochrome: protein MKKLLFIAGMLGLIYACGGADTAKEENKDATQPAAEQAATPSSPEKGIGKFSAIELGDKLDAAMATKGEQVYDVKCAACHKLTDEKLVGPGWKGVTQRNKPEWIMNFVTNVDEMLDKDPKAQAQLEICMVRMPNQSLSDDDARHILEFMRKNDGVK from the coding sequence ATGAAAAAGTTACTCTTCATCGCCGGTATGCTGGGACTTATTTACGCATGCGGCGGGGCAGACACCGCTAAGGAAGAAAACAAGGACGCTACCCAACCGGCAGCAGAACAGGCTGCCACCCCCTCAAGCCCGGAGAAAGGCATTGGCAAATTCAGCGCCATTGAACTGGGCGACAAACTCGATGCAGCCATGGCCACCAAAGGCGAACAGGTATATGATGTTAAATGCGCCGCCTGCCATAAACTGACCGATGAAAAACTCGTAGGCCCCGGATGGAAAGGAGTAACCCAAAGGAATAAGCCTGAATGGATCATGAACTTCGTTACCAATGTTGACGAAATGCTGGACAAGGACCCCAAGGCCCAGGCACAGCTGGAGATCTGTATGGTACGCATGCCCAACCAAAGCCTGAGTGATGATGATGCCCGCCATATCCTGGAGTTCATGCGCAAGAATGACGGTGTTAAGTAA
- a CDS encoding Crp/Fnr family transcriptional regulator, translating into MNHQPSINEDLLLSWGATYKKVKKGELIFLEGTHACFYHQVVEGRVRWVNINEEGREFIQVIIEEGESFGEFPLFDDKPYAATAIADEDCTLLRLHKSSFLQLIKANFEVHFHFTRLLVERLRFKFMTLKEIAYNNPEQRISTLLNYYKKNNSNEISGRLCKLHLTRQQIADMTGLRVETVIRTIRNLHDKGALTIQRGKVFY; encoded by the coding sequence ATGAACCATCAACCCTCTATCAACGAAGATCTCCTACTGAGTTGGGGTGCTACATACAAGAAGGTTAAGAAAGGTGAACTTATTTTCCTGGAAGGCACACATGCCTGTTTTTACCACCAGGTAGTGGAGGGTAGGGTGCGTTGGGTGAATATCAATGAAGAAGGCCGGGAGTTCATCCAGGTGATCATTGAGGAAGGGGAGAGTTTTGGTGAATTCCCCTTATTTGATGACAAGCCCTATGCGGCTACCGCTATCGCGGATGAGGATTGTACCCTGCTTCGGCTCCACAAGAGCAGTTTCCTTCAACTCATCAAGGCGAATTTTGAAGTGCATTTCCACTTTACCAGGCTGCTGGTAGAGCGCCTCCGCTTTAAGTTCATGACCTTGAAAGAGATCGCCTATAATAACCCTGAACAGCGGATATCCACCTTGCTGAACTATTACAAGAAGAACAATTCCAATGAAATCAGCGGCCGTTTGTGTAAGCTCCACCTTACCCGCCAGCAGATTGCGGATATGACAGGCCTGAGGGTGGAGACCGTTATCCGGACCATCCGGAACCTTCATGATAAGGGTGCCCTTACCATCCAGAGGGGAAAGGTCTTCTATTAA
- a CDS encoding SDR family oxidoreductase, with translation MAKVILITGVSSGLGEALANYFSAKGHTVYGASRRPVSGQHFRHLVMDVGRQESVQQGVAKVLQEEGRIDVLINNAGLGIAGPLEYLTEGDIRAVLDTNIIGVMNTCQAVLPAMRQQGSGLIINISSIGAEIGLPFRGLYSASKAAVDRLTESIRMEMAAYGVKACVVQPGDIRTAINQHRLATGVDAGSVYHKSFARTNELINEGVSKGMDPVEVCRLVDKVLQTPSPKAIYRIGKPLEKLSVTLKRILPSAVFEKMVRKHYE, from the coding sequence ATGGCTAAAGTTATTCTGATCACCGGGGTATCTTCCGGTTTAGGGGAGGCCCTGGCAAATTATTTTTCAGCAAAGGGACATACCGTTTATGGCGCGTCACGCAGGCCGGTATCGGGACAGCATTTCCGGCACCTGGTGATGGATGTGGGCAGGCAGGAGTCGGTACAGCAGGGTGTGGCCAAGGTGCTGCAGGAAGAAGGAAGGATCGACGTGCTGATCAATAATGCGGGACTGGGCATTGCCGGTCCGCTCGAGTACCTTACGGAAGGGGATATACGCGCAGTGCTGGATACCAATATCATTGGGGTGATGAATACCTGCCAGGCCGTACTGCCCGCCATGCGGCAGCAGGGTAGTGGCCTTATCATCAATATCAGTTCCATTGGCGCGGAGATCGGCCTGCCTTTCAGGGGCCTCTACAGTGCTTCCAAGGCAGCTGTTGACCGGCTTACCGAATCCATCAGGATGGAGATGGCAGCCTATGGCGTGAAGGCCTGTGTGGTGCAGCCGGGTGATATCCGTACGGCCATCAACCAGCACCGTCTCGCCACGGGTGTTGATGCCGGTAGCGTTTACCATAAGTCCTTTGCCCGTACCAATGAGCTGATCAACGAAGGCGTGAGCAAGGGCATGGATCCTGTGGAAGTCTGCCGCCTGGTGGATAAGGTGCTGCAAACCCCTTCCCCGAAAGCGATCTACCGCATCGGCAAGCCCCTGGAAAAACTATCGGTTACGCTTAAACGCATATTGCCTTCCGCTGTTTTTGAGAAAATGGTGAGGAAGCACTATGAGTGA
- the dinB gene encoding DNA polymerase IV, with protein MTAKAERHITHLDLDAFFVSVECLKNTALKGKPLIVGGSGDRGVVAACSYEARKFGIHSAMPMKLARRLCPHALIISGDMESYSKYSKLVTEIIADSVPLFEKSSIDEFYIDLSGMDKFFGCSKFTAELKQKIMKESGLPISYALASNKLVSKVGTNEVKPNGQLVIPFGEERSFLAPLAINKIPGIGKETAHLLIQMGVETVRTLSEIPMQMLHNLLGKNGIELWKRSQGIDESPVVPYREQKSISTEQTFPTDTIDVNFLHGELVRMTESIGFQLREQNKLTGCVTVKLRYANFDTVTRQCSIPYTAADHILLQTAKELFFKLYDRRMLVRLLGIRFTQLIPGNYQLNLFDSTQEMVRLYQAIDSVKHRFGESSVIRARGGRAGM; from the coding sequence ATGACAGCCAAGGCAGAACGACATATCACCCATCTGGACCTCGATGCATTCTTTGTATCGGTGGAATGCCTGAAGAATACGGCACTGAAAGGCAAGCCCCTGATCGTCGGCGGCTCCGGCGACCGCGGCGTGGTGGCGGCCTGCAGCTACGAAGCACGCAAGTTCGGCATCCACAGCGCCATGCCCATGAAACTGGCGCGGCGGCTTTGTCCGCATGCCCTCATCATCAGCGGCGATATGGAGAGCTACAGCAAATACTCAAAGCTGGTGACCGAGATCATTGCCGACAGCGTGCCACTGTTCGAGAAATCATCCATCGATGAATTCTATATCGACCTCAGCGGCATGGATAAATTCTTCGGCTGCAGCAAGTTCACGGCGGAGCTGAAGCAGAAGATCATGAAGGAAAGCGGCCTGCCCATTTCCTATGCGCTGGCCAGCAATAAACTGGTGAGCAAGGTGGGTACCAATGAAGTGAAACCCAATGGCCAGCTGGTGATCCCCTTTGGCGAAGAACGTTCCTTCCTCGCCCCGCTTGCGATCAACAAGATACCCGGCATTGGCAAAGAGACCGCGCACCTCCTGATCCAGATGGGCGTGGAGACCGTCCGCACCCTCAGCGAGATCCCGATGCAGATGCTGCACAACCTGCTGGGCAAGAACGGCATTGAATTATGGAAACGTTCACAGGGCATTGATGAATCACCGGTTGTGCCTTACCGTGAACAGAAGTCCATTTCCACCGAACAGACCTTCCCTACGGACACCATTGACGTGAACTTCCTGCATGGCGAACTGGTGCGCATGACCGAAAGCATCGGTTTCCAGTTGAGGGAGCAGAACAAGCTGACAGGCTGCGTGACCGTGAAGTTGCGCTATGCCAATTTTGATACGGTGACCAGGCAATGCAGCATCCCCTATACCGCTGCGGACCATATCCTGCTGCAAACCGCGAAGGAACTGTTCTTCAAGCTCTACGACAGGCGCATGCTGGTACGCTTGCTGGGCATCCGCTTCACGCAGCTGATCCCGGGCAATTACCAGCTCAACCTCTTCGACAGCACGCAGGAAATGGTACGCCTCTACCAGGCCATCGACAGCGTAAAGCACCGCTTCGGCGAAAGCTCCGTGATCAGGGCAAGGGGAGGGAGGGCGGGGATGTGA
- a CDS encoding DNA polymerase III subunit alpha, giving the protein MYLNCKTYFSLRYGTFGTEELVNEGAELGVTAMALTNINATTDAWDFYKYCTERSIKPILGAEIRNDNQCCYLLLAVHLEGFSRINTFLSHHLQAGLPFPAHLQDHYLTEADSGVFVIYPMDKLPPAALRPNEYIGVQPAHIAKLFSFPVSTYQHKLVVQQPVTFRDKRHFNAHRLLRAIDQNTLLSKLDPATQAAANETFLSPAKILEAFTRYPFIITNTYQLIDRCQLALDFHSDKNKKVFSATAEDDRILLAKLAHDGCIARYGKRNKTARERVNKELAIIDQLGFNAYFLITWDIIRYAQSRGYYYVGRGSGANSIVAYCLQITDVDPIELDLYFERFLNPYRTSPPDFDIDFSWLDRDDVIDYVFKRYGRRQVALLGMVTTFQYNALVRELGKVFGLPKAEIDQLSVKGYYSRSTAFGAKKGEDHIQDLVLQYGRLLMNFPNHLSIHPGGMLISEAPITTYTAVHMPPKGFPTTQIDMFVAEQVGLYKLDILSQRGLGHIKESLRLVRENQQVSVNIHDIEQFKKDAKVREQIRTVNTIGCFYIESPAMRQLLRKLECDDYITLVAASSIIRPGVSSSGMMKAYIQRYHHPDSFDYIHPVMKELLQETYGVMVYQEDVIKVAHHFAGLDMGEADILRRAMSGKYRGNKEMLRIRDKFFTNCSEKGYPDEITKEVWRQIESFSGYSFSKAHSASFAVESYQSLFLKTYYPKEFMVAVINNFGGFYSRELYFYELHKTGAAIHLPCVNNSDWLTNIKGNEVYVGFIHVKSLEEEMILQLLEERKRNGPFLHLQDFIERTQVGRETLNLLIRINALRFTGRSKKQLLWEANFLQSRQHATTAVGNKLFQEPAMEFTLPDLPVHEMDDLYDQVELMGFTLYSPFPLVDDDPAQYVAAKDMSRYKHERITMLGYLVTYKPVRTVKGETMCFGTFIDHELNWIDTVHFPDSLARYPLSGTGFYRLTGKVVEEFGVYNLEVEQLEKPGYKPRRNKE; this is encoded by the coding sequence ATGTACCTCAATTGTAAAACCTATTTCAGTCTGCGTTACGGCACTTTCGGCACCGAAGAGCTGGTGAACGAAGGGGCCGAACTGGGTGTTACGGCCATGGCCCTCACCAATATCAATGCGACCACCGATGCCTGGGACTTCTATAAATATTGCACGGAAAGATCCATCAAACCCATACTGGGAGCGGAGATCAGGAACGACAACCAATGCTGCTACCTCCTGCTGGCGGTCCACCTCGAGGGCTTCAGCCGCATCAACACCTTCCTCTCCCACCACCTGCAGGCGGGCCTTCCCTTCCCCGCGCACCTGCAGGACCATTACCTGACGGAGGCCGATTCCGGGGTCTTCGTCATTTACCCCATGGACAAGCTGCCCCCTGCTGCCTTGCGGCCTAACGAATACATCGGGGTCCAGCCGGCCCATATTGCTAAATTATTTAGCTTCCCGGTAAGCACTTACCAGCACAAGCTGGTGGTCCAGCAACCCGTCACCTTCCGCGACAAGCGCCATTTCAACGCACACCGCCTGTTGCGGGCCATCGACCAGAACACCCTGCTGTCGAAGCTCGATCCCGCCACCCAGGCTGCCGCCAACGAAACCTTCCTGTCGCCCGCGAAGATCCTGGAGGCCTTCACCCGCTACCCTTTCATCATCACCAATACCTACCAGCTGATCGACCGCTGCCAGCTGGCGCTCGACTTCCACAGCGACAAGAACAAGAAGGTCTTTAGTGCCACTGCTGAAGACGACCGCATCCTGCTGGCCAAGCTGGCGCATGATGGCTGTATCGCGCGCTATGGCAAGCGCAACAAAACAGCGCGCGAGCGGGTGAACAAGGAACTGGCCATCATCGACCAGCTGGGCTTCAACGCCTATTTCCTGATCACCTGGGACATCATCCGCTATGCGCAAAGCCGCGGCTATTATTATGTAGGAAGGGGCAGCGGCGCCAATTCCATCGTGGCCTATTGCCTGCAGATCACCGATGTGGACCCCATTGAACTCGACCTTTACTTCGAACGCTTCCTCAATCCCTACCGGACCTCGCCGCCCGATTTCGACATCGACTTCTCCTGGCTGGACCGCGACGATGTGATCGACTATGTCTTCAAGCGCTATGGCCGCAGGCAGGTGGCCCTGCTCGGCATGGTCACCACTTTCCAGTACAATGCCCTGGTGCGCGAACTGGGAAAGGTATTCGGGCTGCCCAAGGCCGAGATCGACCAACTGTCGGTGAAAGGCTACTACTCGCGCAGCACGGCCTTCGGGGCAAAGAAAGGGGAAGACCATATCCAGGACCTGGTGCTGCAATACGGCCGCCTGCTGATGAATTTCCCCAACCACCTCAGCATCCACCCGGGAGGCATGCTCATCAGCGAAGCGCCCATCACCACCTATACAGCCGTGCACATGCCGCCCAAGGGTTTTCCCACCACGCAGATCGACATGTTCGTTGCCGAACAGGTGGGACTGTACAAACTGGATATCCTCAGCCAGCGCGGGCTGGGCCATATCAAGGAATCGCTTAGGCTTGTCCGTGAGAACCAGCAGGTCAGTGTGAACATCCACGACATCGAGCAGTTCAAGAAAGATGCGAAAGTGCGGGAGCAGATCAGGACAGTGAACACCATCGGCTGCTTCTATATCGAAAGCCCGGCCATGCGCCAGCTCCTGCGCAAGCTGGAATGCGATGACTACATCACGCTGGTGGCGGCGAGTTCCATCATCCGGCCCGGCGTATCCAGCAGCGGCATGATGAAAGCCTATATCCAGCGTTACCATCATCCCGACTCATTCGACTATATCCACCCCGTGATGAAGGAACTGCTGCAGGAGACCTATGGCGTAATGGTGTACCAGGAAGACGTGATCAAGGTGGCCCACCATTTTGCGGGTCTCGACATGGGTGAAGCGGATATCCTGCGCCGGGCCATGAGTGGCAAGTACCGCGGCAACAAGGAGATGCTGCGCATCCGCGACAAGTTCTTCACCAACTGCAGTGAGAAAGGCTATCCCGATGAGATCACGAAGGAAGTATGGCGGCAGATCGAAAGTTTCAGCGGCTATAGTTTTTCGAAGGCCCACTCCGCATCCTTTGCCGTGGAAAGCTACCAGAGCCTTTTCCTGAAGACCTATTACCCGAAGGAGTTCATGGTGGCGGTGATCAACAATTTCGGCGGCTTCTACAGCCGTGAACTTTACTTCTACGAACTGCACAAGACAGGCGCGGCCATCCACCTGCCCTGTGTCAACAACAGCGACTGGCTTACCAATATCAAAGGCAATGAGGTGTACGTGGGTTTCATCCATGTGAAGTCGCTGGAAGAAGAGATGATCCTGCAGCTGCTGGAAGAAAGGAAAAGGAATGGCCCTTTCCTGCACCTGCAGGATTTCATTGAACGCACGCAGGTGGGTCGGGAAACATTGAACCTGCTCATCCGCATCAACGCCTTGCGTTTCACCGGCCGCAGCAAGAAGCAATTGCTCTGGGAAGCCAACTTCCTGCAATCGAGGCAACACGCAACCACAGCGGTTGGCAACAAGCTCTTCCAGGAACCGGCAATGGAGTTCACCCTTCCCGACCTTCCCGTACATGAGATGGATGACCTCTATGACCAGGTGGAACTGATGGGCTTTACCCTTTACTCGCCCTTCCCCCTGGTGGATGATGACCCGGCGCAATATGTAGCGGCAAAGGATATGAGCCGGTACAAGCATGAACGCATCACCATGCTGGGCTACCTGGTCACCTATAAACCGGTACGAACGGTAAAGGGCGAGACCATGTGCTTCGGCACCTTCATCGACCATGAACTCAACTGGATCGATACGGTGCATTTCCCGGATAGCCTTGCCCGTTACCCTTTGTCAGGCACAGGCTTCTACCGGCTCACGGGGAAGGTGGTGGAGGAATTCGGGGTATACAACCTGGAAGTGGAGCAGTTGGAGAAACCCGGTTACAAACCAAGAAGAAACAAGGAATAA
- a CDS encoding DUF6364 family protein, with amino-acid sequence MDTKLTLSIDKDVVEEAKKYARKRNTSLSHLIENYLVSVTSKGKDQENEITPLVKSLSGVLKMGGKEDHRKQYGDYLANKYK; translated from the coding sequence ATGGACACAAAGCTGACACTTTCGATCGATAAGGATGTAGTTGAAGAGGCTAAGAAATATGCCCGCAAGAGAAACACGTCATTGTCGCATCTTATTGAAAACTATTTGGTGAGTGTGACCTCAAAGGGTAAGGATCAGGAAAATGAAATCACGCCATTGGTAAAGAGCCTTTCGGGCGTATTGAAGATGGGTGGTAAGGAAGATCATAGAAAGCAGTATGGGGATTACCTGGCCAATAAGTACAAATAG
- a CDS encoding type II toxin-antitoxin system VapC family toxin: MEKVFIDTGIALDLLAQREPHYSFAASLFSLADKGKIAIYISLLSFSNLNYLLSRQYSPSESRRILSRFKVLVKVLAVDDKIIELALSSAFRDFEDAIQYFTAIENGIKNLLTRNVKDYKAAKIAVHTAESYLKSM; the protein is encoded by the coding sequence ATGGAGAAGGTATTTATTGACACTGGCATAGCCCTTGATCTCCTGGCACAACGTGAACCTCATTATTCATTTGCGGCATCCCTGTTTAGTCTTGCAGATAAAGGGAAAATAGCCATTTATATCTCCTTGCTTTCATTCAGCAATCTGAACTATTTATTGTCGCGGCAATACAGTCCATCGGAGAGCAGGAGGATTTTATCCCGGTTCAAGGTATTGGTAAAAGTGCTTGCTGTTGATGATAAGATCATTGAATTGGCCTTAAGCTCTGCGTTCCGGGATTTTGAGGATGCTATTCAATATTTCACGGCCATTGAGAATGGTATCAAAAACCTGCTAACCCGTAATGTAAAGGATTATAAAGCGGCAAAAATAGCCGTACATACAGCCGAGTCTTATTTGAAAAGCATGTAA
- a CDS encoding NADPH-dependent F420 reductase — MNIAIIGTGNVGGALATKWAQAGHRIFLGVNDIANFKGKDLLSNPHTTVHPIAEAVTAAEVVLLATPATAAIEVARSLGDTSGKVIIDAMNIVMGRGPEGFVTTTDAILAHTASRDVVKCFNTTGFNNMIDTRYGNERIDAFVAGDSEKGKAAATQLALDAGFGACYNVGGNDKFQLMEQFAFFWINLAMFQGQGREIGFKLMKR; from the coding sequence ATGAACATTGCCATCATCGGCACCGGTAATGTAGGCGGTGCCTTAGCAACCAAATGGGCCCAGGCTGGCCATCGCATTTTTCTCGGTGTGAACGACATTGCCAACTTCAAGGGCAAGGACCTGCTCAGCAATCCCCATACCACCGTGCACCCCATCGCGGAAGCTGTGACAGCCGCAGAAGTAGTGCTGCTGGCCACACCGGCCACTGCGGCCATTGAAGTGGCCCGCTCCCTGGGCGACACCTCAGGTAAGGTCATCATCGATGCCATGAACATCGTAATGGGCAGGGGACCCGAAGGGTTTGTCACCACCACCGATGCCATCCTGGCCCATACCGCCAGTCGCGATGTGGTGAAATGCTTCAACACCACCGGCTTCAACAATATGATCGACACGCGCTACGGCAACGAACGGATCGATGCCTTTGTAGCGGGGGACTCTGAAAAGGGAAAGGCCGCAGCCACACAACTGGCCCTGGATGCCGGTTTCGGCGCCTGCTACAATGTGGGTGGCAACGACAAGTTCCAGCTGATGGAGCAGTTTGCTTTCTTCTGGATCAACCTGGCCATGTTCCAGGGTCAGGGCCGCGAGATCGGTTTCAAGCTGATGAAGCGCTAA
- a CDS encoding bestrophin family protein — translation MIIKRNFSPIRVWQYTRQPMSFILFWSIAVWALYQWTGSKTMALNFTPAGVMGSALAIFIAFRNNSAYSRWWEARTIWGSIINNSRILARQVISNTANAIATGKASEATVRGFQQELLYRQAAFAHALRLHLRQQDAWEELKALLPEEEYQELLTKQNKPNHLLLVQGNRIKEGMRLELLGPFDNISMEPTLGGFSNFQCSCERIKNTPLPRQYDFFTRVFVYVFALLLPFSLLGFFVQNNTDLSWLIIPLSLIIAGVFVIMERTGAANEDPFENKVTDIPLTALCNTIERDLKEMLGEALPAKTEPEKGYLF, via the coding sequence ATGATCATTAAACGAAATTTCAGTCCCATCAGGGTCTGGCAATACACCCGGCAGCCCATGAGCTTTATCCTGTTCTGGTCAATAGCCGTCTGGGCCCTTTACCAATGGACCGGCAGCAAGACCATGGCCCTCAATTTCACCCCAGCAGGCGTAATGGGTTCAGCACTGGCCATCTTCATTGCCTTCCGCAACAACTCGGCCTATAGCCGTTGGTGGGAAGCCAGAACCATCTGGGGCAGCATCATCAACAACAGCCGCATCCTGGCAAGGCAGGTCATCTCCAACACCGCCAATGCCATCGCCACAGGCAAGGCCAGTGAAGCAACAGTCCGCGGCTTCCAACAGGAACTGCTCTACCGCCAGGCAGCATTTGCCCATGCCCTGAGGTTGCACCTGCGCCAACAGGATGCATGGGAAGAACTGAAGGCTTTATTGCCGGAAGAAGAATACCAGGAGCTATTGACCAAACAGAACAAGCCCAACCACCTGCTGCTGGTGCAGGGCAACCGCATCAAGGAAGGGATGCGCCTGGAACTGCTGGGCCCATTCGACAATATCAGCATGGAACCCACACTGGGAGGCTTCTCCAATTTCCAGTGCAGTTGCGAACGCATCAAGAACACGCCCCTGCCGAGGCAATACGACTTCTTCACCAGGGTATTCGTATATGTATTCGCTCTCCTGCTGCCCTTCAGCCTGCTGGGCTTTTTTGTGCAGAACAATACCGACCTTAGCTGGCTCATCATTCCACTCAGCCTCATCATTGCCGGCGTATTCGTGATCATGGAAAGAACGGGAGCCGCCAATGAGGATCCCTTTGAGAACAAGGTGACCGATATCCCGCTTACCGCGCTCTGCAATACCATTGAGCGCGACCTGAAAGAAATGCTGGGGGAAGCATTACCCGCGAAAACCGAACCCGAAAAAGGCTACCTATTCTGA
- a CDS encoding DUF481 domain-containing protein: MTKRILFILILFLPLVSAAQLTETDTLPFGYRLTANGSWITGNVERLLLIGTADLYTVHEQWAFRTANTYQYGTIAKNLTENDLFSRNFFYLHPRQRFYPYLMAWVETNKRREIALRYQYGPGISWAALSKQDNQLKLSFTLTYESAEYSRNNFGNSRYDNDPFIETFRGTIRVYGQHRLLNNKLKFRYECWGQQSFEDRQNYRLHGEFALELPLTSMTSFRVGYNYNYESIVLEGIKKRDGFLLFGIAVANFK, translated from the coding sequence ATGACTAAACGCATTTTATTCATACTGATCCTGTTCCTTCCCCTGGTGTCTGCAGCACAGCTCACCGAGACGGACACCCTGCCATTCGGTTACCGCTTAACGGCCAATGGCTCCTGGATCACGGGGAATGTGGAAAGGTTATTGCTCATCGGCACGGCCGACCTCTATACCGTTCACGAGCAATGGGCCTTCCGAACGGCCAACACCTACCAATACGGCACCATCGCTAAGAACCTTACCGAGAACGACCTCTTCTCCAGGAACTTCTTCTACCTCCATCCCCGCCAACGCTTCTATCCCTACCTCATGGCCTGGGTAGAAACCAATAAAAGAAGGGAGATCGCCCTGCGTTACCAATACGGCCCGGGCATCAGCTGGGCGGCATTATCGAAGCAGGACAACCAGCTCAAGCTATCCTTCACCCTCACCTATGAGAGCGCCGAATACAGTCGGAACAATTTCGGGAACAGCCGCTACGACAATGACCCCTTCATTGAAACCTTCAGGGGAACGATAAGGGTATATGGCCAGCACCGGTTACTGAACAACAAACTCAAGTTCAGGTATGAATGCTGGGGACAGCAGTCCTTCGAGGACCGCCAAAATTATCGCCTGCATGGCGAATTTGCCCTGGAACTTCCCCTTACCAGCATGACCTCCTTCAGGGTGGGTTATAACTACAACTACGAGAGCATAGTATTGGAGGGGATCAAGAAAAGGGATGGCTTCCTGCTCTTCGGGATCGCCGTCGCAAACTTTAAATAA
- a CDS encoding type 1 glutamine amidotransferase domain-containing protein gives MSAAINTLDAGKPKRIALIAANASTSQQTGWPIGFWWAELTHPYWEFREKGYAVDIFSPEGGALQADGFSDPEHESGYSAHDLVSLGFKHSPSHAQLLEQTRPISEININDYDGVFLTGGQSPMYTFINNTALHQLVARFHEAKKAVGIVCHATCVLLKATGSDGKLLVEGKTWTGFADSEEQFADNFVGMKIQPFWIETEAKKIPNTNFITGGLFKPFAVRDGNLITGQQQYSGAATARLMIEALGV, from the coding sequence ATGAGCGCAGCTATCAACACCCTCGATGCAGGCAAACCCAAAAGGATCGCCCTTATCGCCGCCAATGCTTCTACCAGCCAGCAAACCGGATGGCCTATCGGCTTCTGGTGGGCCGAACTTACCCATCCCTATTGGGAATTCAGGGAGAAAGGCTATGCGGTAGATATCTTCTCCCCCGAAGGTGGCGCCCTGCAGGCCGACGGCTTCAGTGACCCCGAACACGAGAGCGGCTATTCCGCCCACGACCTGGTCTCCCTTGGGTTCAAACACTCCCCCTCCCATGCCCAACTGTTGGAACAAACCCGTCCCATCAGCGAGATCAATATCAACGACTACGATGGTGTTTTCCTGACCGGCGGCCAGAGCCCCATGTACACTTTTATCAACAATACGGCACTGCACCAGTTAGTGGCCAGGTTCCATGAAGCAAAGAAGGCCGTGGGCATCGTTTGCCATGCCACCTGCGTATTGCTGAAGGCTACCGGCAGCGATGGCAAACTGCTGGTGGAAGGCAAGACCTGGACCGGCTTCGCCGATAGCGAAGAGCAGTTCGCCGACAATTTCGTAGGCATGAAGATCCAGCCCTTCTGGATCGAGACGGAAGCCAAAAAGATCCCCAACACCAATTTCATCACCGGCGGGCTGTTCAAGCCCTTCGCCGTGCGCGATGGCAACCTCATCACCGGCCAGCAGCAATACAGCGGTGCCGCTACTGCCAGGCTGATGATCGAAGCATTGGGCGTATGA
- a CDS encoding winged helix-turn-helix transcriptional regulator, giving the protein MPEFIYNGKVYYNPVEFAMDRIGGVWKMPILWRLKDKTLRYGELKKTMPKVTHKMLTQALRELEAEGFVERKVYPVVPPKVEYSLTPRGQESIRIIHTIREYGIHLMEEFGLHIEKK; this is encoded by the coding sequence ATGCCTGAGTTCATTTATAACGGCAAAGTGTACTATAACCCGGTAGAATTTGCCATGGACAGGATCGGTGGGGTGTGGAAGATGCCTATCCTGTGGCGCCTGAAGGACAAGACGCTGCGGTATGGGGAATTGAAAAAGACCATGCCCAAGGTGACGCATAAGATGCTGACCCAGGCCTTGAGGGAATTGGAGGCCGAGGGTTTTGTAGAGCGAAAAGTGTATCCCGTGGTGCCGCCCAAGGTAGAATATTCCCTGACCCCGAGGGGGCAGGAGTCCATCAGGATCATCCATACCATACGGGAGTACGGTATTCACCTGATGGAGGAGTTTGGCTTACACATCGAGAAGAAATGA